Within Sorghum bicolor cultivar BTx623 chromosome 2, Sorghum_bicolor_NCBIv3, whole genome shotgun sequence, the genomic segment CCTTTTTCCATTGTTTTTTCTTCATTCACAATGAATCTATTTACCCAAGAGAGTTTTCTTCTTATTACCTTTGCAGGTGGATTGTTTCCATGCACTGCGAAGGAGCGATCCTCCTTTTGTTTCCCCTGCATTATTTCTCATGCAAGGGCTGGCCCCATTTGTATGTACTGAATCATCTTGATGCTTCTTAGTTCATTATTTGTTCTTTGAAATCTAATTGCACCTTTATTCTTGACATTAATAGTATTAGTTATCGAACGTTTGCAGTCAATAGTAGCTATAGTCATGTCTTTTAGCTTATAGAGATAAACAGCCTATTTTAAACTTTAAATTATATAGTTCGGTTGAACCAAATCATGATTAATTTCTTGATAGGTTTCAGCATACTCTTCAGTGCTTCAAAGTTATCTAAGGTTTCTGTTTTATTAATAATAGGTCACTCTGGTTGTCAAGCACTTCGATGATACGAGGATAGTGAATCCTGACTTGAAAGATCTTCTTCTTCAATCCATATCAGTCCTTGTACAATACAAAGAATTCATGCTTGTTTTCGAGAACAATCGGGAGGCTATAAATAAGATGCCTAGATCACTTTTATCAGCTTTTAACAACAGATCATGGATTCCTGTTACGAACATACTTTCCCGGTTCTGCAAAGGCTCAGGATTTGCTTCCTCTAAGAATGGTGAATCCTTATCATCTGCAACTTTCCAGGTATTTTTAAATATTGTTACTTTTGATTTAATTTGCTCCTATTTTTGCTCAATTTGATTGTTATTATGCAAACTAATAATTTGATCATCTGGTTTCCTCTGAAGGTTCTACTGAGGGAGACATGTATTCATGAACAAGAGCTGTTCTTTTCCTTTCTCAATCGACTTTTCAATACACTCAGCTGGACAATGACTGAGTTCTCTATGTCCATCCGGGAGATGCAAGATAAAAACCAGGTGgactatctttttttttatacCTGTCTGCTGGTTGGTCGTAGCCTGCAGGAGTCATATCCTTTAACCTCTTCTCTATGATGCAGCTGTATAAATATAGTTAATATAATCGTTGTGGGATTTGGTTGCTCCAGCCAATATGATTTATCATGAGAGTACCAATGTGTTCCTTTGTTCCTGTGGTGTGACCCTGCAATTATGAAAAATATGATCAAGCATCTGTTATTTCCAGGTTGCTGATTTGCAGCAGAGGAAGTGCAGTGTCATTTTTGATATATCATGCTGTCTTGCGCGAATCTTGGAATTCTGTACCCGAGAGATTCCATGTGCATTTCTCATGGGACCAGATATGAATTTGCGGAGGTTGGCTGAATTGGTTGTCTTTATTCTCAACCACATCATATCAGCAGCTGATGCAGAGTTCTTTGACATGTAAGTGAACATCTTAATCTGAgtttctgattttttttccaGAGGGTAGAATGTTCTTACTGAAAGTCTGGTTGGTGTACAATCATTGAAAGCTACATTGTGTTCATTACCTATTGCTAACGCGATTCCTTTGAGCTTATTAATTGAAGCTGATTCTGAGTCAATTAATTATGCTTCCATCTTGGTAGGTCTATTTTTGTGTTTTATGATATAGGATTTCTCTTGCTTATGCAACAAGAAAGTAGGTGGGCCTATGTTTTTAACCAGTAGGAAGCTTGTGGATGCAGGACACTGAGACGGCCAGGGCAGCATCAAGAGAAAACAAATCGCACTATGATCTTGGCTCCTCTTGTCGGCATTATCCTCAGTCTTATGGAATGTAGCAGCACATCAGAACAAAGGGAGCTAAATGATGTGATTGCAGTGTTTGCCAGCATGGATTGCCCTGCCACAATCCATTTTGGGCTGCAGTACCTACTGAGCTACAACTGGGTTTATTCTCTTTCTCATTCTCTATTTTGTATATTATTTCCTTGATCTGTTTGATGTTTAGTTTTTATGTTATTTCGTTTGCTATTTTGTTGACACTGTTCTATTTTATTCATGTATTTCTGTAGAGCAATGTTCTTCGAGGGGATTCCTCCCTTGCAAAGCTAGCACAACTTGAAGAGTTCTCCCATTACTTCCGACGCATTACAGTGTCTGTGGATGGTGAAGACGACCATAGCCTAAACAtggttgatgaagaagaagatgacaccTGTTGCATTTGCTACAACTGTGATTCTGATGCAACATTCCAGCCATGTCATCACCGGTCCTGTTTTGGCTGCATAAGCAGGCATCTCCTGAACAACCAGAGGTGCTTCTTCTGCAATGCAGTGGTAACATCAGTTACTAGGGTAGCCGATTCGTGAGCGATGCACTACTCTACTCACGGTCCCCTTCTGTATCGTGATCCGGAGGAAGATCGCACCACTGATTTGTCTATCTATTTTGCTTGACCTGAGGGCTGAGGCGCTGGCGGCTCGGAGTTCTTTCCATTGCTTTTCGAGGAAGACCGCATTACCTTTGTGCACATAGGTCAGAAACGGTTCTTCTTTTTCCTTGTATGTAAAGGTCAGGTAATAGTAGAAAGGATTCAATAACAATTACTGCAGAAGGAGGTTTCTGTACACGGTGGGAAGCCAGTACCACCGAAAGGATCCATGGAATCACAATTTTTGTAGGTTGTAGGTTGATTCCACGATTGTGTAAATATGAGATATGAAACAGAAAAAAGGGGTGAGAGATCAACATCTACCTTCTGTAATTAGCCAAAATAAAAGAACTAGATGCTTTATATTGATCAGAGCTCTAGTCTTCTTTTTGTTCCTCCCCGCTGTGTAGCGTCAACAGTGAACAAATTTTCTGTTTTCTGCCCGGTTGTAACATGCTGTCAGCTGTAACAATTCAGTATCAGCCAAATTGGCTGCTTCAAGCTGTTTTTGGGTATACGTCATACGTATACGTACGCCTACACGTATAACAGTGTGCAAAGTGTTTGGTGTACGCAAGCGATGAATGAATATGAAGGACATTTGAGGAAGAAACGTATTTCTAGCAGCACGTATCCCAGAGGCCAGAACCGTACTAGCTGGGATCCATGTGTCATGGGCGGTCAGGCCAGCCGGGACCCTACAAGCGCACGGCACCGTCCACGTGCTAGCGGGGCCACCACTTCTCGTGATCCGACGACACCTCGGCTCACGGGACCCGTCCGCAGTTCCGCACTCTCCGCGCGCCTCGCCCGACATGCGGGGCTCACGTGTCATTCCCCACCGCCCATATCTCCCCCTCTCCGCCTCGGCCCCTTCCCCTCCCCGCCCCGCGCGCCTGTCCCGTCCGTTGGTCGCAAATGGTTCTCGCGCGAGTCCTCACGCTCCCGCTGCCCGCCCCGTCGTCCGCGCCCCACCGCCGCTTACTCCTGCCGCCTCAGGCGTCGCCGGCGCCTGCGCGTGTGCGCACCGTGCGGGCCGCCGCCTGCCGTGCAGCGAACGCCATGGCGGCGGTTTCTGTGGACCCGCCCCCGGTCGCTCCGAGCCCCGCAGAGGTCGCGGCCGTGGGCGTCGGGGATGAGCTGCCGGAGGGGTACGATCAGATGATGCCCACCGTGGAgccgtcgcggcggcggcgcgcgggggTGCTGCTGCATCCGACGTCGTTGCGGGGACCGCACGGCATCGGCGACCTCGGGGACGAGGCGCTTGCCTTCCTGCATTGGCTCCGCGACGCCGGCTGCACGCTCTGGCAGGTGAGGCGACTCGTGCCTCGCACATTGCTTCCACGGTTCACTGATTGCCTGATTTTGCTAGCTAGTCATGCTGCGATTAGAGCGTTATTAAGCGAACTTTTTTTTGAAGTAAGTTATTAAGCGAACTTAACCACGATTTTGCGGGGCTTAGGATCATGTGACCCCCTTCTGCATTGCAGTTGCCGGCCACACCAGCACCTGCAGAGGTGGGCTGTTCTTCACTGTGGGCTTGGGAACTAGACGAATATGGGCTCCCGCAAGTGGGATGTGTTGGGCCCATGTTGTACATCAGTGTTGTTGTCCATTTTTTGCCTAGTTACTGTGAAACTCGTAATTTTATTCTGGGATGGTAGTGCAAGTTGGTTGAAAGGTCAGTCTGCTGTCCGCAAATGTCGATATGGTGGGAAGGAAGCATTCCATGTTCATTCATACCAAAGATTACAAAGAGTTAAAAAATGAtggctccatgctgctatcgattGTGCTACATACAAAAGAGGACTTTGAACAACGACAATGTGCATTTCAAAACTAGTTTTGGAGGCCTTCATGTGCATTTTGTTTATGTTTCTTTGCAGATTGTCTCTCTCAGGGGCCTGGGGTTGTCTTGGCATGTTTGCCGCTGAGGCAAAACTTTATGTTTTGTTGTTTTCCCTTACTTCAATGCAAGGCACATTGTAATAATAAGAGGTTTATTTCGAGATCCTTTACTGCCAAGAGTGTTGATGGTGCACAGTTTAGGTCCATGCAGAAGAATAATAGTACTGATGCTTTAGGATATAGTTGAGTTGGACCATTGATATTTATTACTTCACCCCCCACTGACAGTCCTAGTTATTATGCATGATCAACTGAGTCGAGTTTCTGGAAGTTAATTGTTTGTTCGGTCTGTATTTGCAGGTTCTACCACTTGTCCCTCCAGGTAGGACGGCTGGGGAGGAGGGATCTCCTTATTCTGGACAGGTAATGCTGCATGCAAATCGAATTGACTTCCTTTGTTTTGGAGTTAATTTCGTGCGCAGTTAGGATTGAATGTTTATGGAACTTGGATTGGTTTGCATTTGCAGGATGCCAACTGTGGCAATACCCTTTTGCTATCTCTTGAGGAGCTTGTAAAAGATGGTCTATTGATGTCAGATGAACTTCCTGATCCTGTGTGAGTTTAAATTCCTTGATCACTTCCATGTTCATTTATAAGTATGTTCCTTTCCTCAGGTTGGGTACTTGGGTGTGGATGGAGTTTAACGTTTAaacttatttttttaattaatgACAGGGATACAGAGTATGTTGAATTTGACACTGTTGCAAATCTGAAAGAACCACTTATTGCAAAGGTTAGTCATTAATCTTTCCCTTTTTAAGCCTTTGTTTAAGTTTTTTTATACGGGCTTAGATTTCATAAGTGCTATGGTATGTGGAAGATATGCATGCTTCTAGTTACTTATGATTCACAACTGCTCTCCATTCATGTAACCCAACTCTTTGTGTCAATAAAGTTGAGGTATTCGTTTGTTTtggctaaaattgtgacaaaacTGAGCATAGGTGCAGCTTATGTTGTAGTAAGGTTATTAGTACAAATTACTTAATGAAAATGAATCCTCTGCTTGATGATTGGCTTCATTAAAAATCATAGATAAATCTTTATCTTCTAGGCAGCAGAGAGGCTCCTACTAAGCCATGGAGAGCTCAGAACGCAATATGACTGCTTCAAGAAAAATCCAAATATATCAGGCAAGAATTTTTTATGCATAAACTTTCAAACAATGTTTATTAGCCTTTCATATTGTTTTCTTATTGTGAATAGCATATATACACAGTGTCAACATAAGGTAATTTTGAATGACAACATGAACCATTAAATTAGCACAAAAATAAGGGTATTAAGGAAAATCAATGCTTTCATAAGTACTAAAATGCATCTAGGAGAAAACTGCTGTACTCATATGTAACTGGATATCTTTTTTGATGAAACGGTGGGGGAGCTCCCCACCCCTTTTTTTTCCATTAAATAAAAGAATAGTTACAAAGGAAAATGCCCAAGGGTACAAGGCGGCACGCCCAAAAGAAAAAGAGCAAAACTGTTACATGTAAGACTCTTTCCAACTATAAGAGCAGAGCTAACACTAGATCTTGCTTTGTTACAAACTAAAGCAATATGTAACTGGATATCAAAGAAGTACTAATTAATTATCAATTATTTAACAGCCTCGAGTCATGGGACATATTTTTACATATGCATTCCTTTTCCTCTCGAAGGGGAAGTAGCAAAGACCCAATTTATATACCTGTATAATGGTTTAGTGTCTCTTTTACCTACAGGTTGGCTTGAAGATGCAGCTCTTTTTGCTGCTATTGACAaaagcattggtgcattctCTTGGTACGAGTGGCCTGAACCTCTGAAAAATCGCCATCTTGGAgccttggaagatatatatcaaAAACAGAAGGACTTTGTAAGCATTTGAAACTATAGTACTTGTTTGGTAATGACTTCTTTAAAGTAAAAGTGTCAGTAGATTTAGTAGCTTTGTGTGCTATGCAGATAGAGACATTTATGGCTCAGCAGTTCTTATTTCAAAGGCAATGGCAGCGGGTTCGTAAATATGCACAAAAGCTGGGTATCAGCATCATGGGTGACATGCCTATATATGTTGGCTACCATAGTGCAGATGTTTGGGCGAACAGGAAATCATTTTTGCTGGTATACCTCAATTATTTTCTCAAAGCAATCTTACATTTATTGTTTGAGAACTTGTAATAATTCTGTTATGGTTCTTTACTGTTCTTTCTGGTTATAAAGGACAAGAATGGTTTCCCCACTTTCGTTAGTGGTGTTCCACCTGATGCATTTAGCGAAACGGGTCAACTATGGAACAGGTATCAATATTTTTGCCAACTCCATATTCTGTGTATTTTATCCTGTATCACAGCCACAGGGCATCTCTTATCGATTATAATTCTGCAGTCCATTGTACGACTGGAAAGCTATGGAAGCAGATGGCTTTTCATGGTGGACAAAGAGGATTAAACGTGCCCTTGATTTGTATGATGAGTTCCGTATTGACCATTTCCGGGGTCTTGCAGGTTTTTGGGCAGTCCCTTCTGGTAAGCAGAATACATGGGGGCACTGCATCCCCGCATATATCTGTACTGTAAATGAATCTGTTTTATGTGAACATGGATTTCCTTTTTCTAACTTAGTATTTGTGCATAGTGTAGATGCAAAAGTAGCACTGGTTGGAAGCTGGAGGGTGAGCATTGAATTGATGAACATGGTATTACATTTTTCTTTTTCAGCAAAATCTTCCATGCTAATATGTTTTTCTTGTTTTCTTTGGCAGTAGGCTGGACCAAGGAATAGCTTTTTTGACGCGCTCTTCAAAGCTGTTGGTAGAATAAATATAATAGCAGAAGACCTGGTATGCATCCGACCATCCAAGTCCTTTTATTTAATCTACTAGAGAGTAGAGAAAAGTATCAGATGCTAGGTCTTTTGGTGGGCTTTTTCTCTTAGACATGCCGGAAAGCTTTGTATCTTTGTATTAAGGGAAAAAAATAGAGTATATCTGAGAAACAATATGGGTGTAGAAAATAAAAAGACTTTCTCATGATTTGTAACATCCTCAGCTAAGTAAATGTGCAAAATTTTACACGTTTTCCACTGAATAACATTACTAATACACATACATGGAATTAGCTGTGAAATTGAAGTGTAATTTGAACTGGGAGTTCCTAGCAAAGTTAATTGAGTTGCCAGATAGAGCATTAAATTCCTTCTTTGCAATTGCTACTTGTAGGGGGTAATTACTGAAGATGTTGTTCAGCTAAGGAAATCCATTGGGGCCCCTGGGATGGCAGTTCTCCAGTTTGGTAATATTGCTAGGGCAGCACTGAGAGTATACTTCTTTCCTTATTGCTAAAATGTttgtttctctaattctatttgtATATGTGGAATAGCTTTTGGAGGTGGTTCTGACAACCCTCACTTGCCCCATAACCATGAAATGGATCAAGTTGTGTACACTGGAACACATGATAACGATACAGTTAGTTCCAACTTTTTTCTTCAACTGCTTTTCTTTTAAAAAGTTTTGGAGGACTATTAATTAAGCAATTAAATGTGGTATCTTTACAGAGTTAATTATTTCTTTGACAGGTTCTTGGCTGGTGGCAAAATTTGCCAGAGGAAGAGAAGAAAATTGTCAGTATCTCCAATTTATCTTGAAGTAGAATATTGACAGCACAGTTGTTCATAATCTTAATTGATTTCAGGTGATCAAGTATCTACCAGAAGCCGAGAATACTGACATATCATGGACACTGATTACGGCTGCCCTCTCTTCTGTTGCGAGGACTTCCATGGTAACCATGCAGGACATTCTTGGCCTCGACAGTTCTGCTCGAATGAATACGCCAGCTACCCAGGTTGTCCGCTTGACTAACATTCTATTTGTATAAACCAAATCTTCTGAAACGATAGTGTCGTGAAATCTAATTATTTTCTACTTTCCCAACAGAAAGGAAATTGGAGGTGGAGGATGCCAGGCTCAGTTGGCTTCGACAGTCTCAGCCCTGAAGCGGCAAAGCTGAAGGAGCTGCTTGCGCTGTACAATCGGCAGTGAAGTCCCCGAAGTCCCTTTAATAAAATAGGCAACCAAATGTGAGCGGTTTGGCTGCCAAGTTCTATGGGACCATGGTACTCGGTCCCGCACAAACGTTTTGTGTTCTGGTTGGCTAGAAACTTGCGTGCTTGAATATGAAGGTCTTGCACTGCAGGTTGAGGCCTGAACACGAAGTATTGTACTGTGTATTCCCATTTTTTAACAATTTCCTTTATGTGCGGGCCTATACAAGTTTCCCCCCACTTCGCAACAAGCGTTTACCAGTTTGGATCTGTTTCCTTCTGCTGACTTGGGCCTCGTTTGGATAGCTGTGttcatataaaaaaaatatattactaGCTGTGTTAGCTATGAAAAACTAGCTA encodes:
- the LOC8079356 gene encoding 4-alpha-glucanotransferase DPE1, chloroplastic/amyloplastic; translation: MVLARVLTLPLPAPSSAPHRRLLLPPQASPAPARVRTVRAAACRAANAMAAVSVDPPPVAPSPAEVAAVGVGDELPEGYDQMMPTVEPSRRRRAGVLLHPTSLRGPHGIGDLGDEALAFLHWLRDAGCTLWQVLPLVPPGRTAGEEGSPYSGQDANCGNTLLLSLEELVKDGLLMSDELPDPVDTEYVEFDTVANLKEPLIAKAAERLLLSHGELRTQYDCFKKNPNISGWLEDAALFAAIDKSIGAFSWYEWPEPLKNRHLGALEDIYQKQKDFIETFMAQQFLFQRQWQRVRKYAQKLGISIMGDMPIYVGYHSADVWANRKSFLLDKNGFPTFVSGVPPDAFSETGQLWNSPLYDWKAMEADGFSWWTKRIKRALDLYDEFRIDHFRGLAGFWAVPSDAKVALVGSWRAGPRNSFFDALFKAVGRINIIAEDLGVITEDVVQLRKSIGAPGMAVLQFAFGGGSDNPHLPHNHEMDQVVYTGTHDNDTVLGWWQNLPEEEKKIVIKYLPEAENTDISWTLITAALSSVARTSMVTMQDILGLDSSARMNTPATQKGNWRWRMPGSVGFDSLSPEAAKLKELLALYNRQ